A single genomic interval of Gossypium raimondii isolate GPD5lz chromosome 11, ASM2569854v1, whole genome shotgun sequence harbors:
- the LOC105804506 gene encoding vesicle-associated protein 2-2, whose protein sequence is MNTQLLEIEPKELKFVFILKKQSSCSITLTNKTNQYVAFKVKTTSPKKYCVRPNVGIIMPKSACDFTVTMQAQREAPPDMICRDKFLIQSTVVPVGTTDEDITSATFVKDSGKYIEENKLKVALVSPPDSPVLSPINGTMNQGMDYDRVETFATLPTVLTIEESKMRNTEDLKPTKDVEWNSRKDTLYEEKLKPKKGAELKPMNDIFGDNLNIIKDTEPKPKKDAELKPMNDIFGDNLNIIKDTELKPKNNSFNSKELKPVKDEESKPMEDILDTEELKPMKEKEFNVLKDYKVKTLKTAEDLNFAKDMEEMKSKLSDLESKLGKAEATISKLTEERRLTVQERKTLQEELALLRKKIDVRRVQVGFPLLFVCMVAVVSMFMGYQMQH, encoded by the exons ATGAACACGCAACTTTTGGAGATTGAGCCAAAGGAACTTAAATTCGTAT TTATATTGAAGAAGCAAAGCTCCTGCTCGATTACGCTTACAAATAAAACTAACCAGTATGTTGCTTTCAAG GTTAAAACTACATCTCCGAAGAAATACTGCGTACGGCCTAATGTTGGCATTATTATGCCAAAATCAGCTTGTGATTTTACAG ttacCATGCAAGCTCAGCGGGAAGCCCCTCCTGATATGATATGTAGAGATAAGTTCTTAATCCAAAGCACAGTTGTCCCAGTAGGAACAACTGATGAAGACATTACATCTGCCACA TTTGTCAAGGACAGTggaaaatatattgaagagaACAAGCTTAAGGTTGCCCTTGTCAGCCCTCCAGATTCGCCAGTGCTATCACCAATTAATGGGACAATGAATCAGGGAATGGATTATGATAGAGTTGAGACTTTTGCAACACTTCCAACG GTTTTGACGATTGAGGaatcaaagatgagaaatactGAGGATTTAAAGCCAACAAAGGATGTAGAGTGGAATTCAAGGAAAGATACGTTATATGAGGAGAAATTAAAACCAAAGAAGGGTGCAGAGCTGAAGcccatgaatgatatttttggtgacaatttaaatataataaaggaCACTGAACCGAAGCCAAAGAAGGATGCAGAGCTGAAGcccatgaatgatatttttggtgacaatttaaatataataaaagacaCTGAACTGAAGCCAAAGAATAATTCTTTCAATAGCAAGGAGTTAAAGCCGGTGAAAGATGAGGAATCAAAGCCAATGGAGGATATTCTTGATACCGAGGAATTGAAGCCAATGAAGGAAAAGGAGTTCAATGTATTGAAGGATTACAAGGTGAAAACATTGAAGACTGCTGAGGACCTTAACTTTGCCAAAGATATGGaggaaatgaaatcaaaattaagtgaCCTTGAATCAAAGCTAGGCAAG GCTGAAGCAACCATTTCAAAACTGACAGAGGAGAGGAGGTTAACGGTTCAAGAGAGGAAGACCTTACAAGAGGAACTG GCGCTGTTGAGGAAAAAGATTGATGTAAGAAGAGTTCAAGTGGGATTTCCTCTCCTATTTGTGTGTATGGTAGCAGTCGTAAGTATGTTTATGGGGTACCAAATGCAGCATTGA